CCCTGCACATGCTCCAGCATTCGCCGGTTGGCGTGGGAGTGATGCGGATAGGGGTGCGCATAAATAATTAAAATCATAACCTTGCCTGTGTCCTGCCCACCGTGGGAATGCAATGAGTGTAGCCAGTTAACGGGCGCGCTTACAGGGGCAATCCGCAGGGGTATTAGGCGGGGATGAAGCAGAAAGGGTTTGCTGCGATTTACCAGCCGGCATAACGCGTCTTGCGGTAAAAACAAAAACGGATGCATCAGCATCCGTTTTTTCAGGCGTGAGAATAAAAAACGCCGTAATTAATTATCCAGCTCGCTCATGGATTTTACCTGGTCGCGATTGATCTGCTCGGTCTGGCCGGTCTGGGCGTTTTTATAAGAGACCAGCCCGGTATCGCTGTCGACTTCCGGCTTACCGTCGGTGACCACGGTTTTACCGTCGGTCGTCTTAACGGCCTGGTTAGATGAACAGCCCGCGACGGTAAACAGCGTAGCGGCAGCAAAAATGGACGTAATCAGTAGTTTCGATCGCATGGTGTTCTCCCCTGCTTTCAGTGTGTTTTAATGACTTACTTTATTATTTTAGATTAACTTACTGATAACAGATGGAAATACAGACGGTTCTGAGGCCGGGCATCCTGAATGCCGATGCCCGGCGGTCAGATGTTACTGCTTCAGCTCCAGAATGGAGCTCATCATGGTGTGATTCAGGTTGGTCATAATTTCATAATAACGGGTCAATTCTTCACCGCCCGCTTTAGGGTTACGCCATTTCTCGCGGTTCTGTTTGTCGAACGCTTTGAGCAAATCTTTTTGGTCACCTGCCGATTCGGCATGAATAAAGTCATTATAAATTTTGGTGGCTTCATTCAGGTTTTGCTGAAGTTCAGGCGAAGTAAACTGCGCGGTGATTTCAGGCGGCTGGTAACGCGACTCCGTGATACGCATGTTTTCAGTGTATTCCACGGAAGGCGAAAACTGATTGTTGTAATAATCCTTAAACTCTTCGAGACGGAAAAGTTTCGTTTTGTAGTTATCCGCAGAGGTCGATGACATCGACTCCGGGAAAGGCTCTGTCGGGTTCAGCTCCCACTCTTTCGTAAAATTATCGATAAACAGCCCGCTGCCCATATCTTCGAACGGGCCGGTCACGGTCTGCCCGTCAATCGTCAGGGTGTGAACATCGCCGTTTTCACTGGACGGCGTTACGCCTTCCGCCAGATATTTTTGTATCACGTAGATGTAACGGGTACGGGTCGGGTTGATAAGACCGCTCACGCCCGAGCGAGGCATCGCGCTAAAGACGCTGAATTTCACCTTATCGCCATTCTCAAGCGTCAGCGTATGCTGGCCCGCGTCCAGTTTAATCGTTTGTGATTGCTCTGCCGCAAGCGTGATTTTTTGATCGTCTACCGAAATCGCGAGCGGTTTCCCGGTCGGGTTATCTATCAGGAACTCTTTGCTGTCACCACCGCCAAAGCAGGCGGTTAATGCCAGACAGGTACCCAGAAGCAGGACTTTTTTTAACACGTGTTTCTCCTTAAACGTAAACCGGGAAGTCGGCAAACGAGACAGCCTGAAGGGTAACGGATGGCCGTGCAGGAGTGAAAAACTAATTGGCTATTAAATTTAGGGGGGCGCATATGAAAAAAGCCAGCTTACGCTGGCTTTTGTGTGGTTCACGGCGTCTTACTTCGTGATTTGCGCGTGCATCTCCTGAACGGAAATCACCTTCTCGGTGGCGTCAGCGTTCAGCGCCATCGCGGTGGCGAAGCCGCCGTTCAGCGTGGTGTCGTAATGCACTTTGTATTGCAGCGCGCTGCGGCGAATCAGTTTGGAATCTTCAATCGCCTGGCGGCCTGCGGTGGTGTTGATGATGTAGGTGTATTCGCCATTCTTAATGCGATCCTGAATGTGCGGACGACCTTCATGCACCTTGTTCACCAGACGCGGGTTGATGCCCGCCTCACCCAGCACAATCGCGGTGCCGTGGGTGGCGTCCAGCTCAAAGCCGAATTTCAGCAGCTTGGCGGCGAGATCCACCACGCGCTCTTTATCGCCTTCACGCACCGAGAGCAGCGCGCGGCCATGTTTCTTCATGGTGGAGTTGCTGCCGAGCTGCGCTTTGGCGAACGCTTCCGCGAAGGTGCGGCCCACGCCCATGACTTCGCCGGTGGAGCGCATTTCCGGCCCCAGCAGCGGGTCGACGCCCGGGAATTTGTTGAACGGCAGCACCACTTCTTTCACCGAGTAGTACGGCGGGATGATCTCTTTGGTCACACCCTGCTCGCTCAGCGTCTTGCCCGCCATAACGCGCGCCGCCACTTTCGCCAGCGGCACGCCGGTAGCTTTGGAGACGAACGGCACGGTACGCGCGGCGCGCGGGTTCACTTCAATCAGATAGACTTCGTTATCTTTCACGGCGAACTGGACGTTCATCAGGCCGCGCACCTGGAGTTCAAAGGCCAGTTTCTGCACCTGCTGGCGCATCACGTCCTGGATCTCCTGGCTTAAGGTGTAAGCCGGCAGAGAGCACGCGGAGTCGCCGGAGTGTACGCCCGCCTGTTCGATATGCTCCATGATGCCGCCAATCAGCACCATTTCGCCGTCGCAGATGGCGTCGACATCCACTTCCACCGCGTCATCCAGGAAGCGGTCCAGCAGCACCGGCGCGTCATTGGAAACACTCACCGCCGTCTGGAAGTAGCGACGCAGGTCGGCTTCGTCGTAGACGATTTCCATCGCGCGGCCGCCCAGTACGTAAGACGGACGCACCACCAGCGGGTAGCCAATCTCTTTCGCCTTCTCGACGGCCTGTTCGATAGCCGTCACGGTGGCGTTCGCCGGTTGCTTGAGCTTCAGGCGATCCACCGCCTGCTGGAAGCGCTCGCGGTCTTCCGCGCGGTCAATCGCGTCCGGGCTGGTGCCGATAACCGGCACGCCTGCCGCTTCCAGCGCGCGCGCCAGTTTCAGCGGGGTCTGACCGCCGTACTGCACGATAACGCCTTTCGGTTTCTCGATACGCACGATTTCCAGCACATCTTCCAGCGTTACCGGCTCGAAGTAGAGACGGTCGGAGGTGTCGTAGTCGGTGGAGACCGTTTCCGGGTTACAGTTAACCATAATGGTTTCGTAACCGTCTTCACGCAGCGCGAGCGCGGCGTGTACGCAGCAGTAGTCAAACTCAATGCCCTGGCCGATACGGTTCGGCCCGCCGCCCAGCACCATGATTTTTTCGCGATCCTGGTTCGGGTTGGCTTCGCACTCTTCTTCATAGGTGGAGTACATGTAGGCGGTATCGGTTGAGAACTCCGCCGCGCAGGTATCCACACGTTTGTAGACCGGGTGCAGATTGTACTGCTCGCGAAGCTTGCGGATTTCCGATTCGCTGACGCCCGCGAGTTTCGCAAGACGCGCATCGGCGAAGCCTTTACGCTTGAGCATACGCAGGAAATCGGCGCTGAGACCGTTAATGCCCTGCTCGGCCACCTGTTCTTCGAGGCGCACCAGCTCTTCAATCTGCACCAGGAACCAGCGGTCGATATTGGTCAGGTTGAACACGCCGTCAACTGACAGACCAGCACGGAACGCGTCGGCGATGTACCAGATACGCTCGGCGCCCGCGTCTTTCAGCTCGCGGCGAATTTTCGTCAGCGCTTCCGGGTCATCAAGGCTCACTTTCGGGTCAAAACCGGTCGCGCCCACTTCGAGGCCGCGCAGCGCTTTCTGCATCGACTCCTGCTGGGTGCGGCCAATAGCCATCACTTCGCCCACCGATTTCATCTGCGTGGTCAGACGGTCATTGGCACCGGCGAATTTCTCGAAGTTAAAGCGTGGGATTTTGGTGACCACGTAGTCGATGGACGGCTCGAACGACGCCGGGGTACGGCCGCCGGTGATGTCGTTCATCAGCTCATCAAGGGTGTAACCCACCGCCAGTTTCGCCGCCACTTTGGCAATCGGGAAACCGGTCGCTTTAGAGGCCAGCGCCGAAGAGCGCGACACGCGCGGGTTCATTTCAATCACAATCAGACGGCCGTTTTTCGGGTTCACCGCAAACTGCACGTTGGAGCCGCCGGTTTCGACGCCGATTTCACGCAATACCGCCATCGAGGCGTTACGCATGATTTGATACTCTTTATCGGTCAGCGTCTGGGCTGGCGCCACAGTGATGGAGTCGCCGGTGTGGATACCCATGGCGTCGAAGTTTTCAATCGAGCAGACGATGATGCAGTTGTCGTTTTTATCACGCACCACTTCCATCTCGTACTCTTTCCAGCCGATCAGCGATTCATCGATGAGCAGCTCTTTGGTCGGCGAGAGATCCAGGCCGCGGGCGCAAATCTCTTCGAACTCTTCGCGGTTGTACGCGATGCCGCCGCCGGTGCCGCCCATGGTGAACGACGGGCGAATAATGCACGGATAACCGACATCCGCCGCTACCGCCAGCGCTTCTTCCATATTGTGCGCGATGCCGGAGCGCGCGGTGTCGAGGCCGATTTTCTTCATCGCGACGTCAAAACGGCGACGGTCTTCGGCTTTATCAATCGCATCGGCGGTCGCGCCAATCATGGTCACGCCGAACTCTTCCAGTACGCCCTGACGCTCCAGCTCCAGCGCGCAGTTGAGCGCCGTCTGGCCGCCCATGGTCGGCAGCACCGCGTCCGGGCGCTCTTTTTCGATGATTTTACGCACCACTTCCCAGTGGATCGGCTCGATGTAGGTTGCATCGGCCATCTCCGGGTCGGTCATGATGGTCGCCGGGTTGGAGTTCACCAGAATGACGCGATAGCCCTCTTCGCGCAGCGCCTTACACGCCTGGGCACCGGAGTAGTCGAATTCACACGCCTGGCCGATAACAATCGGGCCTGCGCCAAGAATCAGGATGCTTTTAATATCTGTACGTTTTGGCATTGTTTTCTTTCTCCCGATTATTTGGCGGTCTTACGGTACTGCTCAATTAATTCGATAAAGTGGTCAAACAGCGGCGCGGCGTCATGCGGGCCGGGGCTCGCTTCAGGGTGTCCCTGGAAGCTGAAAGCCGGTTTATCGGTGCGGTGAATGCCCTGGAGCGTATTATCGAACAGGGATTTATGGGTGACGCGCAGCGTTGACGGCATGGAGGCTTCATCTACCGCAAAACCGTGGTTCTGGGCGGTGATCATCACGCGGTTGTTATCGATATCTTTCACCGGATGGTTACCGCCGTGATGGCCGAACTTCATCTTCACGGTTTTCGCGCCGCTCGCGAGCGCCAGCAGCTGATGGCCGAGGCAGATGCCGAAGACCGGTACGTGAGTTTCGAGGAATTTCTGGATGGCTTCGATGGCGTAGTCACACGGTGCCGGGTCGCCAGGGCCGTTGGAGAGGAACACGCCGTCCGGGTTCATTTTCAGGACGTCTTCGGCGGAGGTTTGCGCCGGGACGACCGTCAGGCGGCAGCCTCTGTCCACCAGCATGCGCAGGATGTTGCGCTTCACGCCGTAGTCATACGCCACCACGTGATACGGCAGCTCTTCTTCTTTTTTGGCTTCCGGCAGTTCGCCTGCGAGCGTCCAGCTGCCCTGCGTCCAGCTATAAGCTTCCGCCGTAGTCACTTCTTTCGCCAGATCCATGCCGTTCAGGCCAGGGAAGGCTTTCGCTTTTTCCAGCGCCAGCGCGGCATCGACATTATCCCCTGCGATGATGCAACCGTTCTGGGCGCCTTTCTCACGCAGCAGACGCGTCAGCTTGCGGGTATCGATATCGGCAATCGCCACGATGTTATGGCGCTTCAGGTAAGAAGAGAGATCCTCGGTGTTGCGGTAGTTGCTCGCAATCAGCGGTAAATCACGGATTACAAGGCCCTGCGCGTGTACCTGGGAGGATTCAGCGTCAGCATCGTTAGTGCCGACATTACCAATATGAGGATAAGTGAGAGTGACAATCTGGCGGGAGTAGGAAGGATCAGTGAGGATTTCTTGATAACCGGTCATTGAAGTATTGAAAACGACTTCCCCTACTGCCGTACCTGTTGCCCCGATGGCCCGACCGTAGAATTGGGTTCCGTCTTCCAGAACCAACAGCGCTGACTTAATCAAAACGTCCTCCAGGGAATAAACAGTCAATTTATTTGCATATTAATTCAACCAGTATGGCTAAATCAACGCAAAAACGCCTGAACAGCGAATTTTTGGCAAACGGCGGCATTCTAGAGATAACTCAGGGGGAAGTCTACCTGAAAACGCACTTTTTATTGTTTTTTTGAAGGCTTTGAGGAAAACACAGGAAATGAAGGGCAAAAAACAAAGAAAACGAAGCGCAGAAAACGGTTGCCCGGCAAGAAAAGTAAAAACGAAGCATAACACAGCTTTTAAAATGGACCAAACGGTCAAAATTCACAAACCATTAACGCAAAATCAGTTAAAAACACTCTGTTTTAAGCAGCTAAGGTTAACTTAACAACGAAAGTCGCAAAAATAAATAAAACAAAAAAGGGCAATAAATTATTGCCCTTCCAATCAGAAATTTATGATTGTAATAACCACATCACGATGGGTAACAAGAATCACAAATCATTCAGATTAAGCACATCCCGCATATCAAAAAAACCCTTTTTTTGCGCTTTAAGCCACAGCGCCGCCCGGACGGCACCATTAGCAAATGTCATCCGGCTGGAGGCTTTATGGGTGATTTCGATGCGCTCGCCAATGTCGGCGAACATCGCGGTGTGCTCACCGACAATATCGCCCGCGCGTACGGTCGCAAATCCAATGGTGCCGGGCACGCGCTCGCCGGTGTAGCCTTCACGCGCATAGACCGCACAGCTTTTCAGATCTTTATTCAGCGCGCCGGCAATCGCCTCGCCCATCGCGAGCGCCGTACCGGAAGGCGCATCCACTTTATGGCGGTGATGCGCTTCAATAATTTCGATATCGGTGTAATCGCCCATCACCTGAGCGGCTTTTTC
This sequence is a window from Cronobacter sakazakii. Protein-coding genes within it:
- the carA gene encoding glutamine-hydrolyzing carbamoyl-phosphate synthase small subunit; translated protein: MIKSALLVLEDGTQFYGRAIGATGTAVGEVVFNTSMTGYQEILTDPSYSRQIVTLTYPHIGNVGTNDADAESSQVHAQGLVIRDLPLIASNYRNTEDLSSYLKRHNIVAIADIDTRKLTRLLREKGAQNGCIIAGDNVDAALALEKAKAFPGLNGMDLAKEVTTAEAYSWTQGSWTLAGELPEAKKEEELPYHVVAYDYGVKRNILRMLVDRGCRLTVVPAQTSAEDVLKMNPDGVFLSNGPGDPAPCDYAIEAIQKFLETHVPVFGICLGHQLLALASGAKTVKMKFGHHGGNHPVKDIDNNRVMITAQNHGFAVDEASMPSTLRVTHKSLFDNTLQGIHRTDKPAFSFQGHPEASPGPHDAAPLFDHFIELIEQYRKTAK
- a CDS encoding YgdI/YgdR family lipoprotein gives rise to the protein MRSKLLITSIFAAATLFTVAGCSSNQAVKTTDGKTVVTDGKPEVDSDTGLVSYKNAQTGQTEQINRDQVKSMSELDN
- the carB gene encoding carbamoyl-phosphate synthase large subunit codes for the protein MPKRTDIKSILILGAGPIVIGQACEFDYSGAQACKALREEGYRVILVNSNPATIMTDPEMADATYIEPIHWEVVRKIIEKERPDAVLPTMGGQTALNCALELERQGVLEEFGVTMIGATADAIDKAEDRRRFDVAMKKIGLDTARSGIAHNMEEALAVAADVGYPCIIRPSFTMGGTGGGIAYNREEFEEICARGLDLSPTKELLIDESLIGWKEYEMEVVRDKNDNCIIVCSIENFDAMGIHTGDSITVAPAQTLTDKEYQIMRNASMAVLREIGVETGGSNVQFAVNPKNGRLIVIEMNPRVSRSSALASKATGFPIAKVAAKLAVGYTLDELMNDITGGRTPASFEPSIDYVVTKIPRFNFEKFAGANDRLTTQMKSVGEVMAIGRTQQESMQKALRGLEVGATGFDPKVSLDDPEALTKIRRELKDAGAERIWYIADAFRAGLSVDGVFNLTNIDRWFLVQIEELVRLEEQVAEQGINGLSADFLRMLKRKGFADARLAKLAGVSESEIRKLREQYNLHPVYKRVDTCAAEFSTDTAYMYSTYEEECEANPNQDREKIMVLGGGPNRIGQGIEFDYCCVHAALALREDGYETIMVNCNPETVSTDYDTSDRLYFEPVTLEDVLEIVRIEKPKGVIVQYGGQTPLKLARALEAAGVPVIGTSPDAIDRAEDRERFQQAVDRLKLKQPANATVTAIEQAVEKAKEIGYPLVVRPSYVLGGRAMEIVYDEADLRRYFQTAVSVSNDAPVLLDRFLDDAVEVDVDAICDGEMVLIGGIMEHIEQAGVHSGDSACSLPAYTLSQEIQDVMRQQVQKLAFELQVRGLMNVQFAVKDNEVYLIEVNPRAARTVPFVSKATGVPLAKVAARVMAGKTLSEQGVTKEIIPPYYSVKEVVLPFNKFPGVDPLLGPEMRSTGEVMGVGRTFAEAFAKAQLGSNSTMKKHGRALLSVREGDKERVVDLAAKLLKFGFELDATHGTAIVLGEAGINPRLVNKVHEGRPHIQDRIKNGEYTYIINTTAGRQAIEDSKLIRRSALQYKVHYDTTLNGGFATAMALNADATEKVISVQEMHAQITK